The Budorcas taxicolor isolate Tak-1 chromosome 2, Takin1.1, whole genome shotgun sequence genome window below encodes:
- the RPL11 gene encoding 60S ribosomal protein L11: MAQDQGEKENPMRELRIRKLCLNICVGESGDRLTRAAKVLEQLTGQTPVFSKARYTVRSFGIRRNEKIAVHCTVRGAKAEEILEKGLKVREYELRKNNFSDTGNFGFGIQEHIDLGIKYDPSIGIYGLDFYVVLGRPGFSIADKKRRTGCIGAKHRISKEEAMRWFQQKYDGIILPGK, translated from the exons ATGGCG CAGGATCAAGGTGAGAAGGAGAACCCCATGCGGGAACTGCGCATCCGCAAGCTCTGCCTCAACATCTGCGTCGGGGAGAGCGGAGACAGGCTGACCCGGGCAGCCAAGGTGCTGGAGCAGCTCACCGGCCAGACCCCGGTGTTCTCCAAAG CTAGATACACTGTCAGATCCTTCGGCATCAGGAGGAATGAAAAGATTGCCGTCCACTGCACCGTCCGTGGGGCCAAGGCAGAAGAAATCCTGGAGAAAGGTCTAAAG GTGCGAGAGTACGagttaagaaaaaataacttCTCAGATACTGGAAACTTTGGCTTTGGGATCCAAGAACACATCGATCTGGGGATCAAGTACGACCCGAGCATCGGAATCTACGGCCTGGACTTCTATGTG GTGCTGGGTAGGCCAGGTTTCAGCATCGCAGACAAGAAGCGCAGGACAGGCTGCATTGGGGCCAAACACAGAATCAGCAAAGAGGAGGCCATGCGCTGGTTCCAGCAGAAG TATGATGGGATCATCCTTCCTGGCAAATAA